In a single window of the Limnochorda sp. L945t genome:
- a CDS encoding superoxide dismutase has product MSEKDQTGRYLVAREAGAVKTVVQEVAPPPKPAPPVAPAPPGPLQLPRAAALSGEVPIGGHRLPPLPYPYDALEPYISARIMQLHHDVHHRTCVEELNRAELALQQARRLGNFQQARWWEQALAFHGSGHFLHSLFWLNMAPSGGGVPADPALRAAIDVAFGSFAAFQAQFSAAANQVEGSGWALLVWSPAAGRLEILQAQNHPWWSQWGALPLLVLDVWEHAYYLQYESRRARYVEMWWHVVNWADVAARLAMVRSVALPPRAGYPPVS; this is encoded by the coding sequence GTGAGCGAGAAGGACCAGACCGGCCGGTACCTCGTCGCCCGTGAAGCGGGCGCGGTCAAGACCGTGGTCCAGGAGGTGGCCCCTCCCCCCAAACCGGCCCCACCCGTCGCGCCTGCCCCTCCCGGCCCGCTACAGCTCCCTCGGGCTGCCGCGCTCTCCGGCGAGGTCCCGATCGGCGGGCACCGGCTACCTCCCCTGCCCTACCCGTACGACGCGCTGGAGCCCTATATCAGCGCCCGGATCATGCAGCTCCATCACGACGTCCACCACCGGACCTGCGTCGAAGAGCTCAACCGGGCCGAGCTCGCTCTCCAGCAGGCCCGCCGCCTGGGCAACTTCCAGCAGGCCCGGTGGTGGGAGCAGGCACTCGCCTTCCACGGCTCGGGCCATTTTCTGCACAGCCTCTTCTGGCTCAACATGGCCCCCTCCGGAGGGGGCGTGCCGGCGGACCCGGCCCTGCGCGCCGCCATCGATGTCGCCTTCGGGAGCTTCGCGGCCTTCCAGGCCCAGTTTTCTGCCGCGGCCAACCAGGTCGAGGGCAGCGGGTGGGCCCTGCTGGTCTGGTCGCCCGCCGCCGGCCGCCTGGAGATCCTGCAGGCGCAGAACCATCCATGGTGGTCCCAGTGGGGCGCGCTCCCCCTGCTCGTGCTGGACGTGTGGGAACACGCCTACTACCTCCAGTACGAAAGCCGGCGCGCCCGCTACGTGGAGATGTGGTGGCACGTCGTCAACTGGGCGGACGTGGCGGCGCGCCTGGCCATGGTACGGAGCGTCGCCCTGCCTCCCCGAGCCGGGTATCCTCCCGTCTCGTGA